A section of the Falco peregrinus isolate bFalPer1 chromosome 3, bFalPer1.pri, whole genome shotgun sequence genome encodes:
- the CCDC27 gene encoding coiled-coil domain-containing protein 27 isoform X2: protein MEGGGAAAAAPGEGLRQAQAPSQGQVGAAEPPERAAADPELWQELCKAKHECSVAAGTISSLQRQLEIQESQLRKIQSEKETLQKKLRKQENQLQAMSAKFCSLTEQKHEELMLMIEKENCSLLQAVTEQESEVAKQNKLISELQGTVRDLQAELLTNQHHIRKQQQAQEAIQREAETLQHRLLQTQVALQRITSRSERYRSKIIQATFSTAGIQPPQAELTDEEVLEAMQKIINERMEFYQMLKQEGIKVPPL, encoded by the exons ATGGAGGGCGGGGGCGCAGCCGCAGCAGCCCCCGGTGAGGGTCTCCGCCAGGCCCAGGCCCCATCgcaggggcaggtgggggcTGCCGAGCCCCCCGAGAGGGCGGCAGCCGAcccagagctgtggcaggaaCTGTGCAAAGCGAAGCATGAGTGCAGCGTGGCCGCAG GTACCATCTCTTCCCTGCAAAGACAACTGGAGATCCAAGAATCCCAGCTTCGGAAAATCCAATCTGAAAAGGAAACGCTCCAAAAGAAgctcagaaagcaagaaaatcagCTCCAAGCCATGTCTGCCAAG ttTTGCAGCCTGACCGAACAGAAACATGAAGAACTGATGTTGATGATAGAGAAGGAGAACTGCAGCCTTCTACAG GCTGTTACAGAACAAGAATCCGAAGTGGCCAAGCAGAACAAGCTGATCAGTGAGTTACAGGGGACAGTCCGCGacctgcaggcagagcttctGACCAACCAACACCACATTCGCAAGCAGCAACAGGCCCAAGAGGCGATCCAGAGGGAAGCTGAGACACTGCAGCACAGGTTGCTGCAAACTCAAGTGGCACTGCAGCGCATCACCAGCAGG tctgAAAGATACCGAAGCAAAATAATTCAGGCTACATTCAGTACAGCAGGCAtccagcctccccaggcagagctcacGGAtgaggaggtgctggaggcaATGCAG aaaatcattAATGAACGGATGGAGTTCTATCAGATGCTGAAACAGGAAGGCATCAAGGTCCCACCACTCTAA
- the CCDC27 gene encoding coiled-coil domain-containing protein 27 isoform X1 gives MEGGGAAAAAPGEGLRQAQAPSQGQVGAAEPPERAAADPELWQELCKAKHECSVAAGTISSLQRQLEIQESQLRKIQSEKETLQKKLRKQENQLQAMSAKFCSLTEQKHEELMLMIEKENCSLLQAVTEQESEVAKQNKLISELQGTVRDLQAELLTNQHHIRKQQQAQEAIQREAETLQHRLLQTQVALQRITSRSERYRSKIIQATFSTAGIQPPQAELTDEEVLEAMQVCGSASGSWQGTDEVREHSAVLLST, from the exons ATGGAGGGCGGGGGCGCAGCCGCAGCAGCCCCCGGTGAGGGTCTCCGCCAGGCCCAGGCCCCATCgcaggggcaggtgggggcTGCCGAGCCCCCCGAGAGGGCGGCAGCCGAcccagagctgtggcaggaaCTGTGCAAAGCGAAGCATGAGTGCAGCGTGGCCGCAG GTACCATCTCTTCCCTGCAAAGACAACTGGAGATCCAAGAATCCCAGCTTCGGAAAATCCAATCTGAAAAGGAAACGCTCCAAAAGAAgctcagaaagcaagaaaatcagCTCCAAGCCATGTCTGCCAAG ttTTGCAGCCTGACCGAACAGAAACATGAAGAACTGATGTTGATGATAGAGAAGGAGAACTGCAGCCTTCTACAG GCTGTTACAGAACAAGAATCCGAAGTGGCCAAGCAGAACAAGCTGATCAGTGAGTTACAGGGGACAGTCCGCGacctgcaggcagagcttctGACCAACCAACACCACATTCGCAAGCAGCAACAGGCCCAAGAGGCGATCCAGAGGGAAGCTGAGACACTGCAGCACAGGTTGCTGCAAACTCAAGTGGCACTGCAGCGCATCACCAGCAGG tctgAAAGATACCGAAGCAAAATAATTCAGGCTACATTCAGTACAGCAGGCAtccagcctccccaggcagagctcacGGAtgaggaggtgctggaggcaATGCAGGTATGTGGCTCTGCTTCTGGCAGCTGGCAAGGGACTGATGAGGTAAGAGAACACTCTGCAGTACTGCTTTCCACCTAA